Genomic segment of Bemisia tabaci chromosome 9, PGI_BMITA_v3:
GTTCCGGAAGATGCAGCGTGGCGGATACGATTTTGAATGTTTGATTTTCTCGGGCGAAAAAGAATATCTTCTTCTGCCGAGCATACCAGCTGAGATTCAGGAGAGAATTTTATCCCGGTTGACTATGACCAATCTGGAAGTGATCAGAAGCAAGGAGGAATGCCCAGATCTGCTAATCAGCGGTACCTCCAGCTTTAAGCTTGTGTGGCTAGAGTTGAACGTATCAATGGGAAAAATTTTCGTCTTCGGTAGTTTCATCGCCTCTGAGCTACTCTCAAACTTGTTTGAAAATCGTGGCTTTGAACTTCGGAACACTGTCGTCCCTGAATGGAATGAATGCCAGAGAAGTGTTTTCAAAGAAACGGATTCTGTAAGCACCATGGTCTATGTAGTCGAAAGGAATCCAAACATCAGCTACCTGGGGGATGGAACAGAACTTCTTCATTTAGCCGTGGCCAAAAAATGTGAACCTCTCGTCCAATGCCTTTTGGCCAACGGCGCGGATATTGAAGCGAGAACGCCCTATGATAACACACCTCTGCATTTAGCGATTGCGGACCATCCTTCGGAGATCGTGGCGAAGATTCTCATAGAACACGGAGCCGACACGAACGCTACCGCTAGCACAGATTTCGGTGTAATAACTCCGTTGAGGATGTGCATAGAATCCAGAAAATTCGATGAGCCTGCCCGTGTCTCAATGGTAAAATTACTCTTAGAAAATGGCGCGAACTTGAACACCCACGATGACTCAGGAAAAAGTGTGCTTGTATCAGCCAGCTTGAACAGTCCGGGTTCTTTGGCCCTCCTTCTCGAGCACCAACCTAGGCTAGACGACAGTCGTCATGGACGCATTCTGCAAGCACTCCTGACCGAACATTGTCTACGGACCAAACATTGTCCACGATCGGACAAAGAAGCCATGAAAATCAATGCTTCCATTGACTTGCTTTTAGCTTACGGTTTTGAAATCGACCGAGATGCGGCTAAGAGTAAGGAAGTATTTTTTGAAGCCATCAGACTCGACAATATTGAGATGGTTGCGCGATTGCTCAAGCTGGGAAGCAATCCGACGGATGAAGTTAATGGCTCGACGGCTTTGCACGAAGCCGCTGCTATGTTTTCGAGCGAGAGCATGATTCGATTACTTTTGGGCTTCGGTGCGGATATAAACGCTAAAACGTGGACAGGAAGAACTGCACTAGACGTGGCCGCCAACCACGGAAACTTAGGAGTCGTGAAATGCCTGCTAGCCAGAGGAGCGAAATTGGTAGATCATCCGTTTCTCCTTCATGAAGCCGTCACTGCGCCTGAAGCGCTTCTAGACGCTAAGCACCAGAATATTGTCGAAACAGTCAAGTACATCATAGAACTCGGTGCAGATGTACATGCCCCGGATCATAATGGCGAATTACCAATTACACTGGCCTTACGCCACAACTGTGAACAAGTGATGTACGTTTTGCTCCATCATGGAGCCAGGTTAGGCGTCCTTCGTGATTTTTGTGTGGCCATCGAGGAAGGGCGCTCCTGGGCTGTGCTTTTTTACCTGCAAAACGGTTTTGACGTAGAGAAAAACGCAGAAGAAGTTCAGTTTGCGATTGAGAGTAGATATTATATGAACAAGGGCCAAGATATgatgacgtttttcctttcattttacgATCCATGTATCTTCAAGGATGTGCTTCATAGGAGACTTTCAAACCAAAAGATGAAGACAATCCGCCTGGAATTGATGAAGTATATGAACCTGAAGACAATTTTGGAATGTGAATTCTTGGAGGATAACATTTCTAACGATGCCGTTTACAATAAAACCATTGAAGTGGTTCCTCAAAATCGTAAAGCGTTCTACCAACACGTCTTTGCGTTAATTCACGCAGATTTAACCGTTAACAATGGTGTCAATTTGCAAGAATCGCCCGTTGTATCAAAATTATCATCGCTTTTCGGCAAGGAGTGGTCGGAACGTTGCAAAGCTGAACTTTCAGCGATGAAGAAGAAAACGGTTGGATCCTCGGACGTCTCTTTTCATGATATTCTGGATGGGGCACCCTCTCAAATTCTAAGGTACCTCAGGAATGAAGACATCGCGGAAGCATTAGAACGTGAACACTACCACGAGGATTTTCCGATATATGGAGGTATGATTTCACAGCGGGTGAGGAAAGCTGTTCTTCGAAAGACTTTACTGACGAGGGGCGTCCAAATGCTAAATTTCCTATTCAAAGAAAATCCTGAACTGCCTTTCCCAATCGTAGAAAGAATCGGTAATTATTTGAGTAATCAAGAGTTATTAATATTGAGCAGTGTATTTCGCCTGCCTCCCGATATTTTCCCGCCGATAACTCTGGATTATCTAGGAATCAAGAAAAACCCTGATCATGGATCACAGAAGAGGTTAGAGGCCAGTGGGTCTACGGGAATGTGGTCTATTGTTTGTAGGTCTACTGCAAAAAGTCTACAGAAATGAGTCTACGTAGAATGAAGTTGAAACACAGAATTAATACACGCCGATTCAGTCAACGGAAATTAGTCCACACAGTGTACGCCTGCAGGCAAATGCTTGTCGAATTGCATATATTTCTCTTTTCACACCGCCAGTATATCTTCCTACCGTTTTTACTTACTCTCCTTTTCGTGTACAGGTAATGCTGGTGAACTAATTTCTGTTTCCGTTTGGCAGTGGGGATTAGAAACGTCTCCATTGTTTCCTCTTTACagtaatttcttcaaatttcgttAATAAACTTTGACAATTTAATACCCCCCTTATTATAAAGAACCGTCTCCATTTCCATCTTGATGCTACTTTCtgcaaagagcttgatgcaaaaacggcttttttcgccccccctctggaatttcttcagactttgtctattgattactcatacttgagcacttcttttcccaaattttcagacccccaaaaaattttgggggggagctagggggggcggaagtcaaaacctgtgaacctcgatatctcttgaacgaagacagatatcgaggtccggtttggacgaaaaatcgtctaaaattgcatactttaagagcctaaaggtcgaaatcccgatatcacatttttaagtcaacatatgtgcttttatccagtttttaggtctagaaaatttattttaaacaaaaaatttacaaagatctcaattttttatttgaaccaaagccagttttttaaattgatcgtctttttccgcatccaacgagtggtccatcaagctggggaaccaaacggttccggagttatgatcgattgaagtttccgctcaacgcgcgccgaccgattttcgcgcgcaaaaaagtcgaatttgactgttattaaatcagattgaatgttcaaactgagcgaaatgcattattagggactcttgagggtcgctgagttcagaaattacaaatacttccaaaaaatttacgtttttaaaattacagctctgtAGCGCTATTTAAGAGGCCCattgagcgccgaccggccgctcagtggtcctgtacggagctgtaattttaaaaacgtgaattttttggaagtatctgtaatttctgaactcagcgaccctcaagagtccctaataatgcatttcgctcagtttgaacattcaatctgatttaataacagtcaaattcgacttttttgcgcgcgaaaatcggtcggcgcgcgttgagcggaaacttcaatcgatcataactccggaaccgtttggttccccagcttgatggaccactcgttggatgcggaaaaagacgatcaatttaaaaaactggctttggttcaaataaaaaattgagatctttgtaaatttttcgtttaaaataaattttctagacctaaaaactggataaaagcacatatgttgacttaaaaatgtgatatcgggatttcgacctttaggctcttaaagtatgcaattttagacgatttttcgtccaaaccggacctcgatatctgtcttcgttcaagagatatcgaggttcacaggttttgacttccgccccccctagctcccccccaaaattttttgggggtctgaaaatttgggaaaagaagcgctcaagtatgagtaatcaatagacaaagtctgaagaaattccagagggggggcgaaaaaagccgtttttgcatcaagctcttttgtTCACAAACATAGATAATTTAATATTCCTCCCCtgattacaaaaataatttggtcaaagaaattttcttccctTATAACCTCTTCTAAGAGCAAGTTCTTTTCAcgagtgaaatgaaaaaagCTCCAAATGTAGGTACATGTTTGATGGTTGCCATGGAAGCGTGTTAGGTTAGCAATCATCTGTATCAGCTGTACTCATTGACAAAGGATCCTCGCTGTGTCCACATTTTGATAGATAGACTACCGTAGTAAATAGACGAAAGAATGAAATAGAATTGTTGCAGCGGTACTTAGACTTTAATTTGAAAACACCTCCTCCCGTAGTAGACATTCATTTGGTGGACGATACAAAAATAGAAGTTTTTGTTAGTTAGACTTAATATTCGCGGACGTTAAAGTATTATAGACGTTAATGTATTGTAGACTTCAGTAAAAGGAGACTTTCTGACGTAGACCTACTGACCTGAAACCCACAGGAGAATCCAAACCTTATTTAACTAGATTATTTAATCAAAGTTTGTAACGAGTTTCCATTCTGGACGTTTTCCTctttgtttttatattttcgaTTCATTTAAATTCAAGAAGCGATATCAGAATATGACCATTTCGACAAGTTACCGAGTCCTTTAAGTTTTTAGACCATAACCGcgtaaaaattattctaaaacCCTTTAGTTCTGTCGGAAACTACTCAAATACTTTAAGTTCTTAGATTATATTCGCGTATGAATTATTCTAAAACCCACCATTGgtctgaaaatattttgtagtCGCACGATTACTGATTTCGAATGGAAGACACAAGAAGGCTGTTAAGGTTTGTCAGATTTTCACACTTACATGTTGAGCTACGTCAACGTACTGTGAGGTGACTACTTTTCCCTGGGAAAATTGGTCGTTTTCTCACAGTAGGATTTTGTTTTGCTGACGATCTACAACGAATTTAGGACAGGTAACATCGTCCAATCTTACAGGATTTTCACAACAAGCGGAgaaattacaacattttttgtgcgattaaataaatttttaaatgaaccCCTCAGACTTTCGTCCCTTCAACTAAAACCGCTTCAAGTCTTATTTCATGAAGCAAGATAATGAGAGCTTTCAACGAAGGTTTTTGTTTCCTTTATTTCCCTGGCTCTCAGTTGTCCAATTGCTTAAGTAACCGTCTCTTCCATCCTATCACTTAGACGTTCAAACTCTACGTAAACATGTTCAGAAGAATACTtgatcggacgtatttctgccaaacgaaactatgagCTTTATTacgtgagccccgttatgcatatattctcatgagtctcagggctcatgttttaatgcacgtagttccgtttggcagaaatacgtccaattaagattCTGCTTGCGTTTCCCGTGTACACAGTGGTCGCGTATCGTATACTCAATCATTCTTTGTATTTCATCAGTCTAATCACTTTAAATTAGAAACTAGGGTTTTTTCCTGTTGTTTTATTTGCTTTACTACTTatcctcttttaaatttttggtttttttttaaaataatttgtgcACCTTCTCGTATCGTGCCGTTTTCCACGAGGGGTATTCGTAAAGTAAAttaatatttgtcatatcttctaaactaatggagataatttaaatctatgaaaattttttgaattggtaaactctcagctttctaaaaagttttttttttttttttttttttttttttttaaccaaagttGGTTTTCTGATTGCCGAATGACATCAGTTTTTTTACACCCGTCTCCCACCACCGCGTGTCCAAAACTTACGCAGAATGGTAGCATGCGGCTTCATCCTCTAGTACATTTTGGACACGCAGTGGCGAGAGACGGGTGGACGAAAACTGATGTCGCTCGGCACTCACAAGACCGaccttaaaaaaactgaagttttctAAAAAGCCGAGAGTATGGCAATTCACAgactttttacagatttaaattatctttattagtttagaagctatgacaaatattaacttactttacgaataccCCTCGTAATGTAGAGGCACtccatacttttttcttttcgtttttgaAACTTATATATTTTGCTTATAGATCGCTATACTTTTataacattaatttttcattgtttgtCATCCTCTTTTGGAATTAGAAGTATGTTTTGGTTTGcagtaaatacattttttatttcgtGCActtgcaggtttttttttttttttttttaaaaaaactagcttttcatattttattgctTCCTTCTAATAGTATCTTGTATTCCTCCTGTGAAAATTCCCGGCTTTATATTTTTCATAGTTTCTGCACGAGCTGTGCTGCGATAGCGAATaggtatttttctttaaaaaaaaaactaaaaagtttTGAGGCTTCATGAActttaaacattaaaatatatGTAGTTATCATCAGTAACTGGACATCTTGTAAATTTTCCAACTTTATCGTATAGAACCACATTCTTACCGCAATTATTGCCACCAATCACTAGTAACGGCTTTTATCTATTTTTACCCCCGATTTGTGAATATTGAAAGCTACATACTATTCTTGGCTGCCACTGATTTTCGAGGGATGAATTCTGAAAACATGTTCACGTAACTCAATCGCAGCGTTTTAAAATCACGCTCTTACTAAATATATCGAGGACAGACGCTACCAGTGCTGACGTCGCCATATGGGGATACTCCATTACATCTTACATCTACCTGGATTCAAACAATAATAAGAACATGACCTCTTTCAATGCCACCAACGAGTATAGCGCTTTTCTATGTGACACTGATAGCGTCTATTAAAACCAACCAAAACGGCTTGAAATTTCTGCGAAATAATTGTGACaagattttaaagtaaaaatccCCAAGAAAGGAGGACATTTTAACGTTCCATTTAGTAGCACGTGTTTTTCGAAACGTCATCTGTTTTCGAAAAGGGCGTAGAGCACCTCGATCATCCCGTTTGGCAAGCATCCGTGTTTCATAGCGAAACTGCAACAAATGTATAGCTCAATCAAATCTCAATTCGCGATGCTGCAGGCTTCTTGTCTCGTGGCGATTCTTGACATTTGGCAGCACTGTTCTTCCTCTATTTAAATACatataaaacaatcgattcttgataattgaagtcgattttttttatggatttatatgtaagtATAACAGCGTTGCCACCTTCCAAAATCGGATTGTTCTtatcataatttaattttacgttgaataaattccttgaaaatttgattgCTCATCTTCCTTGTCTGAGGAATGaaacgtgaaaatttcaagctgtattGTTTGgtttattctcctttgataaattggaATGGAAttgcggagattttgaaacattgcaaacaAGATATTTGCaattacaccgtcgatttgtcaGCTGTCTTCAACTATTTCACATAagccttttttcaaaactaagtGTGGATGTGACCAGTTCCCTTTACGCTAAAcaaatggatcacattttgcaattataggAACGACATTTTCTGGttcatttcaaaaacaacatGCGTACTATTGATTTTCCTGCTTTGATAGGTTGTTtaatagatgagccagaaatagtactgccgtgctaaggaaaaacgtcgaatgaacattcgagagttgccaaatttccacttagaaaatgtatatttttcaagaaagttatGAGAATTTACCCtcgaaaattttagaatatctacatcaaattcaaaacaaaattctctgaaaaattggaagaaaaatactcaaaaactttcccgaaaattcgtgatttaccgaaagaaatttggcaacgcctgaaggctcatacggcgtttttccttagcacggcagagtagtgcCTAAGGTATACACGCGCATTTGCAATAttacaccgttgatatgatAGCTGTCCTTAACTTTTTCACATaagtcttttttcaaaactaagtGTGGATATGACCAGTTCCCTTTACGCtaaacaaatggattacattttgcaatcaggaactactttttctggttcatttcaaaaacaacatGCGTGCTATTAGTTTCCTTGCTTTGATAGGTTCtcttatagatgagccagaaatagtagttccttactaCAAAACGCAGGCCAAATATGTTGTTGTTTTATTACCGAAGAACATTTGAATTTCGAATCGATGAGATCGAAAAAAGGTGTCAGGTTCTCTCCGTAACACCTTCAAAGTGTGGTGAGGTGAGGGTTTGACAGGATAATTGGCAGATTGAGAATGagaggagcagtggcgtggagtgctttgcgatgtatcgattgttctgccatttaaacctatggtaaaaaatcgattattaaggtgtgcgCTGCGAACaacctgattatcgatccttttccataggtttaaatggcataacaatcgatatatcgcaaagcacgccacgccactggagaggAGGTCGGGAATCTGGATGAAAAGCGTTCTTGAGAGGTTTTATTTAGCCCCGTCTCAAGCACCGACTGACTGCGCTCACTCCAAAGTTGTCGTTCTCGGAGAAAAGTTGGATGTTCATTCACTTTGACTCCTCTcataaaaaacaacaacaacatgcGTGCCATCAGTATCCCTGTTTCGATAGGTTCTTtcatagatgagccagaaatagtagttccttactacaaaacgtagtccaaataTGTTGTTGTTATATATCACCGAAGAACATTTGAATttcggcagggccggattagcgCTAAGGAGTCCAGGGTGCTGGTCATTCGGTGCCCCAGTTCCTAAAATTCAAGGGGCTCATGATGACAGCCAAAATTCTAGTCTTGGGACCTCTCTAAGTCCGTCTTTTAGacttcaggagactaaagcactcacttgccaattttaaccaagaaattcagtgtaataaaggcgtgttttttttaaagagaaaatatcgcattcgagtgcagcttcgatattagtatcgaatgcgatgttttctctctgaaaaaaccgcgcctttattacactgaatttcttggttaaaattggtaagtgagtgctgtAGTCTAggctcctgacaacagaattgcgatctcaaaattggagaaaaatgacgagaagctgaaaaaatggaaccgattgatgcgatatatcgcgtgccgttctgacacaaaatatggcgtccatcggaTCACCTTAAATACGTCGCTTACTgtagggaaaaaaaattttaaaaattcttcttcttttcatagTCCGAACCCGCGGGGGCCGCTACAGCGGGTTCCGTTGGTACCCGGGACGGGGACAGAACCCAATTTCCTTCGCGACGGCGGCGAGCgctgctgggggggggggggggggtgcgggaGATTTTGGGTCAAGTTGAAAAGCGGACTATCGATTTGTCCTCGcgcccccgggggggggggggggggggtatcgtTGTCGCAACTCGCAACTCCGGTTAGGCCGCCCCGTTGCCGCGTCGCTTCGTCgcggagagtatggacaactcaaaAATTTAGATCTATTCTtggctagagtacctttatagggagagtatggacaactcgaaaatatGGATCTATTCTTGGCTAGACTAcatttatagggagagtatggaccagtggcgtggcgtgaattgcgatttatcgattgttgtgccatttatacctatgaaaaaagatcgattatcagggtgttcgcagcgaacaccacagtaatcgattctgtacgatagcttcaaatggcgagatatcgataatcgattattcacgcgaCGCCACTGGTATGGacaactcaaaaatttggatCTATCATCttggctagagtacctgtatagagaagagtatggacaactcgaaaacgTACATTTATGCTGAAATGAACTGTATGTGCAGGGCAATCCAGGGTTAAACCGGAACGCCAGTTTGCAGGAGATCCTTCTACGGGTCAAAATCAGAATGCGTCTcctccatgaatattttttccaaaagtgatTTTTAAGGAGGCtgcagcctcccccccccccccaaaaaaaaaaaaaaattctgaaaaataaattatttcccTGCATTTTGGCAACGGCAAAACACCCAATTTCATGTCAATCGGTATGCACCcataatttggactgcattttgcaatttggaactaaaaattctggctctcctggaaaaacacgtatgtgcatagggaaactaatggcacatacgttgtttttaaaccgggctaggatttatggttccaaattgcaaaatgaagtccatttgatACGCTGCATCCATTCTGCcatcctaaggaagaacaccgtataaactTTCAGGtcatgccaaatttcctttgataaaatacgaatttcctagtaaaatgcttatttttcttctaattgttcagataattttgtgcgccatttcacctgaagctcctgaaactttcgaggaataatattcataactctcctcaaaagaaaacattttatcgaagaaaatttggcaactctcgaatgttgatacggcgttcttcctttgcacggcggCATTGGTGACATCAGAAACATCGGAATCAGTGGCGTAGTGTGCTTTGCGActtatagattgatctgccatttaaacctatggaaaagtatcgataaacagggtgttcgcaacgatcaccttaataatcgattcttcaccataccttaaaatggggaaatatcgataatcgatcgatcacgccacgccactgatcggaATCGCAGTTAAAAATGGGGTTTCAATGGGCCCACAAAATACTACCTTCATACTCCAAAAAACTCAAGTTATTGGCTTGTTTAAGTCGTAatagtgattcgatggacgccgtatttcgtgtcagaacgaCTTGCATATATCCCTGGCTCCATTTTTCTAATGCTCGTTATTTTTGTCGAATTtggagatcgcaattctgttgttaggagactCCTTTATTGCCAATTTTGACGTATAAATGAAGGCGTAGTTTTTCTTAGATGAAAAatgtcgcattcgagtgcagtttggATATCAGtacagtatcgaatgctatatttttcctgtaaaaaaaccgcgcctttattacattgaattcttttgtcaaaattggtaagtgaattcttttgTTTCCTGACAACTTGCTGACAACAGAattattgtaatcttccgtcgcattcctaaggcgcaatgatacaactatttgaactctccggaatgcgtgaggtatcacgccacatttgaaggcgttttcaaaacagccaagttccactatccggattattgttttgcatagttcctattattatgttttatttcctaccatttgtttgttttcaatcctcctataaaaactactcatttgctgagtACACTTCTGGttggagcgcattttagctatgcattaaccactgcaaaattgtcaaaggaaatcgacaaagccAGCGTGTACAAGGCTATTCggattgtaatcttccgtcgcatttctaaggcgcaatgatacaactatttgaactctccggaatgcgtgaggtatcacgccgcatttgaaggtgttttcaaaacagccaagttccgatatctggattatcgttttgcatagttctatattcttttgttttcatttctaaccacttgtttatttataattctcctataaaaattacccatttgctaaatacaattctagctggagcgcacttcagctatgcattcaccactgcaaaaatgtcaaaggaaatcgacaagcccagcgtgcatgaaggctttttcaattgaggacaccgcaccaagaacagcctataacttgAAATTGCGTTTTGAAacaaacgcatttaaagttttgtttttgatgtactgcgcatacttttctatgcaggtaccctgttttggtgtttttgggtgacctaaccctcctattgaaggatgccgggtagattttgcgatacattttgggtttacactctgatatatttaatttaaaaaagcggtttaaaAGTCATTATTTcacccaacagtcattttggtggcattatgaagtataaatcattttaatcacacatgattaacgcaaaatgaaagaatatcgagtAAAGAAAGGGttactagcaccttataggcccgcttataggtcgttcttgcacccatcgatccagtggcctgacttaactcggaaaaaaaggtttttcgacctcgagccgttacctatctacaTTCTATCGCTatcacagcatagtccagggtacgtagaatccgaaaagcagatgggcgtaataacgacctatacgcctataggctgttcctGGTGCGATGTCCtcaattgcgatctcaaaattcgagagaaATGACGTGTAGCTGCAAaaatggaacgaatcgatgcgatatatcgcatgtcgttttgacgCAAAAcgtggcgtccatcgaattaccTTTAGTccaagagccccccccccctccctctccgaAACCCCACTTTTGACtgagatttcaaattttctaaagAAGGGTATCTAGTCTACACGACTGAAAAACCGTGATCACTGTTTTGGAAACCTAGCTTGTCTGGAAAATTTTCGCGATCCGAACATTTCGCGGCTGTTTTCGATCGTAACTGCCGAATCTGCCGACGATCGCGCCCACGCAGCTAAGAATGAAAACTGCTCTTTCAAAAGTTTCCTTCGCAGCTCCTCCTTGTCCTATATTCTCACTCCATAGCAATAGAACAATAtgaatatcgacggcgtaagttggcaatcacataactcgtttgctgttttaaaaatctccgcctctatgttatttttttaaaggagaacaaaattgacatcattccttgagttTTTCGCACAATTTTCTTCAcaccaagaagaaaaatcacagcagtgtTAAAGAGTCGCAAACctagttatgtgattgccgacgtaTACCGTCGATATGACCTTACGCGTGAACCGCTTCTCTTTTCTAAGAATGGTTTTTGCTTTATTTCTGATTCGCTCATCGTACGGCTGATACCCacatagtcagggaattttgtccttttttgtcagggaattgcattttgaaattcttgTTGACACCTTGTAAATTCACTGAATAATGAATGCAGGGGTTCACATCTCGCGGTGCGCaccaattttcatgagatttggtgcACT
This window contains:
- the LOC109037008 gene encoding uncharacterized protein isoform X1, with product MQRGGYDFECLIFSGEKEYLLLPSIPAEIQERILSRLTMTNLEVIRSKEECPDLLISGTSSFKLVWLELNVSMGKIFVFGSFIASELLSNLFENRGFELRNTVVPEWNECQRSVFKETDSVSTMVYVVERNPNISYLGDGTELLHLAVAKKCEPLVQCLLANGADIEARTPYDNTPLHLAIADHPSEIVAKILIEHGADTNATASTDFGVITPLRMCIESRKFDEPARVSMVKLLLENGANLNTHDDSGKSVLVSASLNSPGSLALLLEHQPRLDDSRHGRILQALLTEHCLRTKHCPRSDKEAMKINASIDLLLAYGFEIDRDAAKSKEVFFEAIRLDNIEMVARLLKLGSNPTDEVNGSTALHEAAAMFSSESMIRLLLGFGADINAKTWTGRTALDVAANHGNLGVVKCLLARGAKLVDHPFLLHEAVTAPEALLDAKHQNIVETVKYIIELGADVHAPDHNGELPITLALRHNCEQVMYVLLHHGARLGVLRDFCVAIEEGRSWAVLFYLQNGFDVEKNAEEVQFAIESRYYMNKGQDMMTFFLSFYDPCIFKDVLHRRLSNQKMKTIRLELMKYMNLKTILECEFLEDNISNDAVYNKTIEVVPQNRKAFYQHVFALIHADLTVNNGVNLQESPVVSKLSSLFGKEWSERCKAELSAMKKKTVGSSDVSFHDILDGAPSQILRYLRNEDIAEALEREHYHEDFPIYGGMISQRVRKAVLRKTLLTRGVQMLNFLFKENPELPFPIVERIGNYLSNQELLILSSVFRLPPDIFPPITLDYLGIKKNPDHGSQKRLEASGSTGMWSIVCRSTAKSLQK